One Weissella coleopterorum DNA segment encodes these proteins:
- a CDS encoding THUMP domain-containing class I SAM-dependent RNA methyltransferase: MTEPTFKLMAVMGAGMEAIVAKELKNLGYQVQTENGRVFFEGSLTDIYRANLWLRVADRIKIVLTEFEAKTFEDLFQGVKAYPFEDILPYDAQFPVNGRSKGSILHSVPTVQSITKKAIVERLAATYNTRGHLPETGARYLIETAIDKNHVMVTLDSTGDSLFKRGYRTEKGGAPLKETMAAALIDLSHWFTDNPFVDPVTGSGTIPIEAALIGRNIAPGLNREFDISDWEMFDPAIGKTLKETARGLIDFNVELNISGYDIDDNMIQIAKDNANKAGVGEDIEFKQLAAKDWVPEGKNGIIVANPPYGERLGDEETARRLYGEMGQIYSKMPTWSKYILTSDDGFEKAYGQKATKKRKLYNGALKVDLYQYWGKKER, from the coding sequence ATGACTGAACCAACTTTTAAACTAATGGCCGTGATGGGTGCTGGGATGGAAGCCATTGTTGCCAAAGAATTGAAGAATCTGGGGTATCAGGTCCAAACAGAGAATGGGCGTGTTTTTTTTGAAGGAAGTTTAACCGATATTTATCGGGCCAATCTATGGTTGCGTGTGGCAGACCGGATTAAAATTGTCTTGACTGAGTTTGAAGCTAAAACGTTCGAGGATCTTTTTCAAGGCGTTAAAGCTTATCCCTTTGAAGATATTTTACCTTACGATGCTCAATTTCCAGTTAATGGACGTTCAAAAGGATCAATATTACATTCCGTGCCAACGGTGCAAAGTATTACTAAAAAGGCCATTGTGGAACGTTTAGCTGCGACTTACAACACCCGGGGACATTTACCTGAAACTGGGGCGCGGTATTTGATTGAAACGGCGATTGATAAAAATCATGTCATGGTGACCTTAGATAGCACGGGTGATTCATTATTTAAGCGCGGCTATCGAACTGAAAAAGGGGGGGCACCACTAAAAGAAACAATGGCAGCGGCGCTTATTGATTTATCCCACTGGTTTACAGATAATCCATTTGTAGATCCTGTAACTGGATCAGGGACGATTCCGATTGAGGCAGCTTTAATTGGGCGTAATATTGCACCAGGTTTGAACCGAGAGTTTGATATTTCAGACTGGGAAATGTTTGATCCAGCGATTGGAAAAACATTAAAGGAAACGGCACGGGGCTTGATTGACTTTAATGTTGAATTAAATATCAGTGGTTATGATATTGATGATAATATGATTCAAATTGCCAAAGATAATGCCAATAAAGCGGGCGTGGGTGAAGATATTGAATTTAAGCAGTTGGCTGCTAAAGATTGGGTACCGGAAGGTAAGAATGGTATTATTGTTGCAAATCCACCGTATGGAGAGCGTTTAGGTGATGAGGAAACAGCGCGTCGTTTGTATGGTGAAATGGGGCAAATTTACAGCAAAATGCCAACTTGGTCGAAGTATATTTTAACCAGTGATGATGGTTTTGAAAAAGCCTACGGACAAAAAGCAACTAAGAAACGAAAACTTTATAACGGTGCATTAAAAGTGGACTTGTATCAGTATTGGGGAAAGAAGGAGCGTTAA